The following is a genomic window from bacterium.
ACTGACAACTCATAACTCTATTGGGGGGGCTATGAAAGCTGTCATCCTCGTCGGCGGGCTGGGGACGCGTCTGCGCCCATTGACCTGCAACACGCCCAAACCGATGATCCCGCTGGTGAATCAGCCGTTTATCGAGCACATGCTGGAAAAACTACGCGACCAGGGGATCGACGAAGCGATCCTGGCCGTCCAATATCTGGCCGATCGGTTTCGTGAGGCGTTGGGCGACGGCGAGCGGCTGGGGATGCGGGTGCATATCGTCGAGGAGCCAGAGCCACGCGGGACCGCCGGAGCGGTCAAGAACGTCGAACACATGCTGGATGGCACGACGTTCGTGTTCAACGGGGATGTGTTGACCGACCTGGACCTGCGCGCGATGCTGGCCTATCATCGCGAGCGCGGCAGCAAGCTGACGATCGCGCTCACGCCTGTCGAGGACCCGACCGCCTTCGGGCTGGTCGAAACCGATGCCGAGGGGCGTATTCGCCGCTTCATCGAGAAGCCGAACCGCGACGAGGTGACCACCGATATGATCAACGCCGGCACCTACCTGATCGAGCCGGAGATCTTCCGCTACGTTCCGCCGGCGCAGCACTACATGTTCGAGCGCGGCCTGTTCCCGGTAGTCCTGCAGACCGGCGACCCGATGTACGGCTACCCATCGCGCGCGTACTGGACCGATGTCGGCAAACCCTCGACGTATCTGGAGGTGCATCACGATATTCTGATCGGCAAAGTGCGCTACCGGTTTCGCGGGCGCCAGATAGCCGATCGGGTGTGGCTGGAGGACGGGGCAGCGATCCACGATTCAGCGCAGATCGTCGGGCCGGTGGTGTTGGGGCCGGATGTGCGGCTCGAGCGCGGGGCGCGGATCATCGG
Proteins encoded in this region:
- a CDS encoding NDP-sugar synthase, whose product is LTTHNSIGGAMKAVILVGGLGTRLRPLTCNTPKPMIPLVNQPFIEHMLEKLRDQGIDEAILAVQYLADRFREALGDGERLGMRVHIVEEPEPRGTAGAVKNVEHMLDGTTFVFNGDVLTDLDLRAMLAYHRERGSKLTIALTPVEDPTAFGLVETDAEGRIRRFIEKPNRDEVTTDMINAGTYLIEPEIFRYVPPAQHYMFERGLFPVVLQTGDPMYGYPSRAYWTDVGKPSTYLEVHHDILIGKVRYRFRGRQIADRVWLEDGAAIHDSAQIVGPVVLGPDVRLERGARIIGPTVIGARCVIGKDVTIEGAVLWEDNEIAEGASLRSCVVGRGNRIGAKAHIADGTIISDGCIIGAENRLEHGIRLWPATELKDHAITF